The Orcinus orca chromosome 4, mOrcOrc1.1, whole genome shotgun sequence genome includes a region encoding these proteins:
- the LOC101275805 gene encoding alcohol dehydrogenase E chain, which yields MSTAGKVIKCKAAVLWELKKPFSIEEVEVAPPKAYEVRIKVVATGVCRSDDHAINGSLVTPLPAIIGHEAAGIVESIGEGVTTVKPGDKVIPLFVPQCGKCSVCKHPEGNFCLKNSMTKPRGTLMDGTSRFTCRGKPVYHFIGTSTFTQYTVVDEMSVAKIDADSPLEKVCLIGCGFSTGYGSAVKVAKVTQGSTCAVFGLGGVGLSVIIGCKAAGAARIIAVDINKDKFVKAKEVGATECINPRDYEKPIQEVLKEMSGGGVDFSFEVIGRFDTMMAALLCCQEAYGVSVIVGIASSAENLPMNPMLLLTGRTWKGAVFGGFKSKDSVPKLVADFMAKKFPLDPLITHVLPFEKINEGFDLLRSGKSVRTVLTF from the exons ATGAGTACAGCAGGAAAA GTAATAAAATGCAAAGCAGCTGTGCTATGGGAGCTCAAAAAACCATTTTCCATTGAGGAGGTGGAGGTTGCACCCCCTAAGGCCTATGAAGTTCGTATTAAG GTGGTGGCCACAGGAGTCTGTCGCTCAGATGACCATGCGATTAATGGATCTTTGGTCACACCTCTTCCTGCGATCATAGGCCATGAGGCAGCCGGCATTGTGGAGAGCATTGGAGAAGGGGTGACTACAGTAAAACCAG GTGATAAAGTCATCCCACTCTTTGTTCCCCAGTGTGGAAAGTGCAGTGTTTGTAAACACCCGGAAGGCAATTTCTGCCTGAAAAACAG TATGACCAAGCCTCGGGGGACCCTTATGGATGGTACCAGCAGGTTCACCTGCAGAGGGAAGCCCGTCTACCATTTCATCGGCACCAGCACCTTCACTCAGTACACAGTGGTGGATGAGATGTCGGTGGCCAAGATTGATGCAGACTCACCGCTGGAGAAAGTCTGTCTCATTGGCTGTGGATTTTCTACTGGTTATGGGTCTGCGGTCAAAGTTGCCAAG GTCACCCAGGGCTCCACCTGTGCCGTGTTTGGCCTCGGAGGAGTTGGTCTGTCTGTTATCATAGGCTGTAAGGCAGCTGGAGCAGCCAGGATCATTGCAGTGGACATCAACAAAGACAAATTTGTAAAGGCCAAAGAGGTGGGTGCCACTGAGTGCATCAACCCTCGGGACTATGAGAAACCCATCCAGGAGGTGCTGAAGGAAATGAGTGGTGGAGGTGTGGATTTTTCATTTGAAGTCATCGGTCGTTTTGACACCATG ATGGCTGCCTTGTTGTGCTGTCAAGAAGCATATGGAGTAAGTGTCATTGTAGGAATAGCTTCTAGTGCCGAAAATCTCCCTATGAACCCCATGTTGCTGTTGACTGGACGTACCTGGAAAGGAGCTGTTTTTGGTG GCTTTAAAAGTAAAGATTCTGTCCCCAAACTTGTGGCTGATTTTATGGC